The Bifidobacterium animalis subsp. animalis ATCC 25527 genome has a segment encoding these proteins:
- a CDS encoding inner-membrane translocator — MGGMNSPVGAVFGSIVLIGAPKLLRIVPQARILAYGVLPVVIIMFRPQGLFARKG, encoded by the coding sequence GTGGGCGGCATGAATTCGCCGGTGGGTGCGGTGTTCGGCTCAATCGTTCTGATCGGCGCTCCCAAGCTGTTGCGCATCGTGCCGCAGGCGCGCATATTGGCCTACGGCGTGCTGCCCGTCGTCATCATCATGTTCCGGCCCCAGGGTCTGTTCGCAAGGAAAGGATGA